A stretch of Candidatus Effluviviaceae Genus V sp. DNA encodes these proteins:
- the rpmA gene encoding 50S ribosomal protein L27 produces MAHKKGVGSSRNGRDSNAQRLGVKRYGGEFVRAGTIILKQRGTKFYPGENVGKGGDDTLFALKDGHVQFERWGRNRKRVSVQ; encoded by the coding sequence GTGGCACACAAGAAGGGCGTCGGCAGTTCAAGGAACGGTCGCGACTCCAACGCGCAGCGCCTCGGGGTCAAGCGCTACGGAGGCGAGTTCGTACGAGCTGGTACGATCATCCTCAAGCAGCGCGGGACGAAGTTCTACCCCGGCGAGAACGTCGGGAAGGGTGGAGACGATACGCTCTTCGCGCTCAAGGACGGTCACGTCCAGTTCGAGCGCTGGGGGCGCAACAGGAAGCGCGTGAGCGTTCAGTAG